The Pyxidicoccus sp. MSG2 DNA segment GCCCGTCGTCGTCTCGGGGTTGCCGAACATCACGCCAATCTTCATGCGGATCTGGTTGATGAAGATGACGCACGTCTGGCTCTTGGAGATGGTGCCCGTGAGCTTGCGGAGCGCCTGGCTCATGAGGCGGGCCTGCACGCCCATGTGGGCGTCGCCCATCTCACCCTCGAGCTCGGCCTTCGGCACGAGCGCGGCGACCGAGTCCACCACCAGCACGTCGATGGCGCCCGAGCGCACCAGCATCTCCGCGATTTCGAGCCCCTGCTCACCGGTGTCCGGCTGGCTCAAGAGCAGGTCATCGGTGCGCACGCCCAGCTTGCGGGCATAGCCCACGTCGAGCGCGTGCTCCGCGTCCACGTAGCCGCAGATGCCGCCACGCTTCTGCGCCTCGGCGACGATGTGGAGACACAGCGTCGTCTTGCCGGAGGACTCCGGCCCGAAGATTTCGATGATGCGGCCCTTGGGCACGCCACCCACGCCCAGGGCGATATCCAGGGAGATCGAGCCCGTCGAAATGGCCTGGATGTCGCGCATCAGCGGCTCGTCCTTGCCGAGCCGCATGATGGACCCCTTGCCGAACTGGCGCTCCACCGCGGACATCGCCAGCTCGATCGCCTTTTCCTTCTCCTGATTCACGGCCATTTCTGACTGCTCCTTGTATTGGCGGACCACCCCGGTCCACCTGAACGCGCTTTTAGTACGCGATGGGTAGACCCTAGTCCACCCCTCTGACATCCGTCCTGCATCCTGGCCTTCAGCTCTCGCGGAGGGCAGCCAGGAAGGCGGCCACCAGCCCGCCCAGGACGACCCACAGGCCCACCGGCCCGTCGGTGACGAGTGGAACCACCAGCCCGAGGCAGGTGACGAGGGCCAGCAGACCGAGCCCCACCCGGTACACGGCGGACTTCGGGGGGGCAAGCCACAAGGCCATCAGGGCCAGCACGGAGAGACCTACCTGCGTGGTGACCAGGCTGTCAGGCCCGCCCGACCTCGCCAGTTCCTGCGCCACCTGGGTCAGCAGCCCCGCCACCAGCACGGTGCCGGGGACGGCGGGGCCCAGGGCGTGGCCCACGCCCCGGCGCCCGTGGGCGCGCAGGTGCTCCAGGTCCTCCGGCCGCACCTCCAGGGCGTAGGGGAAGCCCAGGGACAGGAGCGACTCCACCGCCACGGCGCGGCAGGAGCGGCCCCGGGTGTCCACCAGCCCCTCCAGCTTCCCGGTCTCCAGGAGCCGGTGGAAGGTGTCCGCCAGCGGACGATTCCCCCCTTCCGCGGCAATCTGCTCCAGCAGCGCGTTCAGCCGCAGGGCCAGTTCCGGGCGCTCCTTCTCCGGTGCGCGGCGGGCCTGCTCCGTCAGCACCAGGATGGGCAGCGGCAACTCCAGCGGCGGGGTGGGCTTGCCCGGCAGCGCGAGCCGGGACGGCCCGGCGGCCTCGGGGGAGCGGCGCTCGCCCTGCCTGGCGTGGCGCGCGGACGGAGCCACCGCCGCGGGAGGCGGGGCCTTCTCCAGCGGAGAGGAAAACGGCCCCTCCCAGGAGGCCAGGTCCTCGTCCGCTTCCCCGGGCGGGGCCTCCCTCTCCACGGCGCCGGCCGCGGGAGGCTCCCAGGCCGCCACGTCGGGGGGCCGGGTCTCCGGGGCCTCCTCCGGGAGCCGGTGCGTAGGTGGATGTAGACGAGGAGCGTCCGGCACGGAGGAAACTGTAGCCACGGGCCCGGGTGCGGTTCAAAGCGAAGGCGCCCGCAACTTCTTGCGGGCAACGGGGTTGATGTCCGCCGTGGACCTGGATTCGGACGCACAGGCGATGCTGAAGGTGGCCAAGGGAGACCGCCAGGCGTTTGCCTGGCTGTTCGACCGCTACCACGCGAGCGTGGCGCGGTTCGCCTTCCGCTTCGTGAATGACCGGGAGCGCGCGGAGGAGCTCACGCAGGACATCTTCGTGAAGCTCTACCGCCACGCGGGCGCCTACAAGCCGACGGCGCGCTTCAAGACGTTCCTCTTCCGGGTGGCCACCAACCACTGCCTCAACGAGGTGCGGCGAGGAGAGTACCGGGTGTCCCATACCTCGTCCGAGACGCCGGAAGGTGAAGAGACGGGAGCGGTGGAGATGGCGGGGCCGGAGGGTGACAGGCCGGACCAAGCGCTGGCGGGGCGGGAGTTGGAGCGGGTGGTGGGCGCGGCGCTGGGAGACATGAGCGCCCGGGAGCGCGCGGCCTTCACCATGTGCCGCTTCGAGGGCATGGCGTACCGGGACATCGCGGAGGCGCTCGAGGCGAGCGAGGCCGCGGTGAAGAGTCTCATCCATCGCGCGACGCTGGCGGTGGCGCGAAGGATTGAAGAGCTGCAGGCGGGCACCGCGCCCGCGAGGAGCAGGGCATGAGCTGTGGTTTCGAAGAGGACCTGACGGCGTACGTGGACGGGGAGCTGCCCCCGGCCCGGCGCGAGGAGGTGGCGGCCCACCTGGGCACCTGCGCCGGATGCCGCTCCACGCACGCGCTCTTGCGCAACACCGTGGCGCGGCTGGCGGAGCTGCCCGCGTATGAGCCCTCCTCCGCCACCCGGCGCGCGGTGATGGCGAAGCTGGACGCGCTGCCGGTGCCCTGGTGGGAGCGACTCCGGACGTGGCTGCGGCCCGTGGTGCTGGTGCCGACGGCGGGCCTTGCCGCCGCGGTGGGCCTGGCGCTGCTGATGGCGGGCCCCGGCCCGGACGCGCCGCCCGAGCTGGAGGACGCGGCGGTGATGGAGCTGGCCGCCAACCTGGAAGTGGCCGAGGACTACGAGGTGCTCGGACTGGACAGCGCGGAAGACCTGGAGGTCGTCGCGAACCTCCACGAACTGGAGGCGACGCCATGATGAAGCGACTGGACCTGGCCGCGCTGGGACTGGTGGTGACGCTGCTGGCGGGCGCCACCGCGCGCGCGGAGACGGAGGCGCCCCGCACGGCGGCCGAGCGCTTCGAGCGGATGACGCCCGAGGAGAAGGAGGCGCTGCGCGCGAAGCTGCGCGAGTTCAAGTCGCTGCCTCCGGACGAGCAGGCGCGCATCCGCGGCAACCTGGAGCGCTGGCGCAAGCTGCCGCCCGAGGAGCGCGAGCGCATCCGCGCCAACCTGCGCGAGCTGAAGCGACTCTCCCCCGCGGAGAGACAGGCGCTGCGGGAGCGCGTGCGCGAGCTGAGGAAGCTGCCGCCCGAGGAGCGCGCGGAGATGCGCGAGCGCGTGCGGCAGTACCTGCGCGAGCACCCCGAGAAGCGCGAGCAGATGATGGAGAACATGCGGCGCTGGCGGCAGTTGTCGCCCGAGCAGCGTCAGGAGGTGCGCGAGCGCCTGCGCGAGAGGCGGCGCCGGTGAGCCGCGGCCCGACAGTCCTTCCGGTGGCGACAGGCAGCGCGCGCAAAGCAGCGGCGGTGAGCGGCGGCGCGATGCACTCCCTCGCGACACCTCGCCATGCACGGGGCGCGGCCCGCTGGAGCCGGGCCCTCGCCGCGTTCCTCGTCGCCCTGACGCTGGGAGCACTCCCCGCCGCCGCGCAGGAGTCACCGCCTCCTCCGCCGCCCCCTTCCGTCCCCGCCCAGCCTCCGCCGCCCAGGAGCACACCGCGCGCCCAGCCCACACTGACCGACGAGGACCGCGAGGTGGTGGAGAACCTGGAGCTGCTCGAGAGCCTGGATGCGACCGAGGACCTGGATGTCCTGCTGGAGCTGAGCCAGAAGGAATGAGCCACAGCGGAACCACCGTCCACGCCTGACGGAATGGTGCAACCGAGTTGCATACGCACTCATCGTGCGCGTGGCGGCGGGTGACGGAAGAGGGCTTCGCGGTACAATCGGGCCATGCTCGTCGCGGTCCCCCGCCCCGTCGAGGTTCCCTCTCGCCGCTTCGGCCACTACCTGCTGCGCACGCGCCTCGGCACCGGAGGCATGGCCGAGGTATTCCTCGCGGACGCGGTGGACGTGCGCGGCCAGCCCTTCAGCGTGGCGCTCAAGCTGATGCGCAGGGACGTGCCCGCGGAGGTCTTCGCCGACGAGGCGGACCTGATGGGCCTGCTGGAGCACCCCAACCTCGTGCAGCGGCTGGAGGTGGGCGAGGCCTTCGGGCGCCCCTTCATCGCCATGGAGTTGCTGGTGGGAGGAGACCTGGGCGGGTTGATGCGCGCGCTGCATCAGCAGCGCCTGCCCTTCCCTCCCGACATGGCCGTCCACGTGGGAATCGAGGTGCTGCGCGGGCTGGCCTACTTCCACCAGGCGCGCACGCGCAGCGGCCGGCCGTTGGGGCTGGTGCACGGCGACGTCAACCCCGCCAACATCTTCTTCTCCGGCGACGGCGACGTGAAGCTCGGCGACTTCGGCGTGGCCAAGGCGCACGGCGCGGACATCGGCCCGGCGGACGGCGTGGCCGCGGGCAAGCTGCACTACCTCTCCCCGGAGCAGACGCGCGGCGAGCCGCTCACCCCCGCCTCGGACGTCTTCGCCATGGGCATCGTCCTCCATGAGTTGCTCGTGGGCACGCACCCCTTCCAGCGTGAGTCCACGGACGTGCACGTGGTGATGGCGGCCATCCGCGCGGCACGCCTCCACCTGCCCTTCACCATGGACCGGACGCTCGCCGCCATCCTCCGCAAGGCCCTGGCGCCGGACATGGCCAGCCGCTACCGCACCGCGGGCGAGCTCGCCGGCGCGCTCCTCACCTGGTCCCTGGACACGGGCCACGGCCCCACGCGCACGGACGTGCGGCGCTGGCTGGCGGAAGCGCTCGGCCTCATCGGCTGAAATGACGAAGCCCCGGACTTCGGGCCGGCTGCTCCGGGATGGGCAGCACTCTTCCTTTGCACCAGAAACGGTTCGCGGTGAAGCCTCGATGGGGAGCAGCACTGGAGCAACGAGACCCGTCTCATGAGGGTTTCACCTGCTGGGCGCAAGGCGCTGGCGTGCCTCCTTCAGAAGAACCGTGAGGACGCGGCCCCCGGCATGCATCAGGTACGGGGCGCTCTCGCCACGGCGGTCCTTGTACTCGCGCAGGACGATTCGTCCCGCCTCGGCTTCGGCGGCAAGCCATTCCACGACCTCGGTGAGGGAAGGAGCGAGGACGGCCTTGTCGTCCTCGTCGCGGCCGAAGTTGATGACCTGACCGGAGGTACCGCGCTCGCCCGGGGAGAGGTCCACACCAAGGTAGTTACCTTCCAGTGGCTCCTTCCACAGGGGCAGCCACCCCTCGCAAGTGTAGGCGCGCCGAATGGCGCCTCCAGGCAAGGAGCTGGCCAGGGCTCCGAGCGCCTTGAGCTGTCTGGGTTGATGGGTGGCTCGCAGCTCGGCCCAGACCCGCCACTCGGAGAGCGCCGTTTCGACGGGGAGGAACTGGAAGCCGGCGAGAAGCCCTGGATGCTCGCCCTGCTGGCCGTCATTCAACAGCCATTGCGCGACGACCTCCTCGGGCAGTGGGCGCCCCATGGCCTCTGCCAACGCGTGGAGACTCGAGTCGGAGGCTGGAGGACGCAGTTGCAGGAAGAACGAGGGATGATGTGCTCGCAGCCATTCCCGATACCGCCCCCAGGCGTTCGTCAGCCGCTCCGCCTCCTCATTCCTCGTCATACTGAAAGTCGGCGGTGAAGGCCCAGCGCCCATCCGGCTTGCGCCGGAAGACGTAGCAGGCGCTCCGAAGGCCTGTGGTGTAGCGCCGGTGCAAGAGGAAGAGCTTCCTCACGGCGAGCTGGACCTCCTCGTCAGGCACCACGGTGCCGGACCCGACAGCGAGCGGCTCGATGCTCAACACATAGCTCTCGCTACTGTCCGTCCCGGGCTGGCGCTCCGCCCGAAGGCTCGCCGCATCCCACTGGGAGGGAAGCAGGGCCAACACCGCGCCCCCCAGTTCCCGGTCAATCGGAAGCTGTTCCTCCTGCAGCATGGCTCACCCGTAGTGCATCTGTGTTTCGACGTCGTACTGGCGAGGATCTCCAGCCACGCGCCAGAGCGGCCAGCGAAGCTCACGCCCGTGCTGGGTATACAGCTCGAAGGCCCGCTTCAGCAGTCCCTCGAGCTCCGGACTGATGGCCACCTCGCGAAAGTCCTCGTCCTTGGTGACGAGGAACCTCGCGAGAGAGGGCAGGCGCTGCTCGAAGGTCAGCTCCGACCAGCCGCCGCCCGCGGCTGCAATCATCGCCCTGGCAACGGCCTGGTCCAGCGGCTCCCGGGCCCGCTCGAGCACCTCGCGTGCGTCGGAGGTCTCGAGGGCCACGTCGTAGGTCCATCCCGCTTCGCCTCGATGGAACTTGAACTCGATGAGATGCAGCGGCACCCCCGCCGCGATGGCTTCCTTGAAGAAGCGCCGGTACGCGGCGACGAGCGCGGAGCCATCATGACGGATGGGCGGCGGCTTCCCCCCCTTGAGGCTTCCACCGTTGAGCGCACTGCCTTCGGGGTCCGCATCGTCGTCGAGCATGGCGCGAGAGGTCGCGGTGACATGCACGGGCGGAGCATCTCGGAGGTAGCCCCGCATCACGTTCGCCAAGGCTTCGATGTGCGGGTGCAGTTTCTCTCGGGGGGTCATGCTGGAGCTTCCTTTCATACCCTTCTTCAATCCGGGGGATTAGGGATGGTTGTCTCGAACCCGGGAACCTGCTCTCCATTCGCGTCCAGCAGGTCATGCTTGACTTCGTGGGGGCGCATGTCGTCGCCGTGGAACCTGGGCTCATGGACGCTCTTGCAGCCCGGGTTCTGCTTGGCGTGTGAGATGGATTTGTTCTCCCACTTCCTCTTCGCACTCTGGTTGGATTTCCTGCCATGCTCGGGGATGAGGTTCTCCGCGATGTTGACGTTTCTGGCATCCGCCGCGCCGCGCTGCGGAATCAGATGTCCCCGGTGGTCGACTCCCGGCTGGTATCCCTCGAGTGTGATGTGGGAGACGCTTTTCTGCTCATAGTTCTTCGGTGGATTGAGCTCGCCCTCGACCCGGATGGGTCTTCCCTGCGGATCCATGTAGTAGACAGCCGCGCCGTTGTCGTACTCGATGCGGCGGGTCCCCTCGGGCATCGGGGTGCCATCTGACAGGAATGCTTCGTCCTTGCCGAGGACGGTCTCGCTGGTCGGGACCTTCTCGGCGTCCGGCGTGTGGCTCGAGTTCGCGTTGGGCCTGACGGCGTGGTCGAGGCCGAGCACATCGACCTGAACCAGCGGATTGGGAGCGTAGGCGTACAGGTTGGCTCCGCCCGCGAGCCCCAACGGATCGCTCTGCAGGTAGCGACCCAGGGTCGGGTCGTAGTAGCGGAAACGGTTGTAGAAGAGCCCCGTGTCGGCGTCGTGATAGTGGCCAGGGAAGCGCAGGTGGAAGGCGAGCTCCGACGACGGGTCCACCTCGACGTGGCCGTAGGGATGGATGTGGTTCGCCCACCACACGACGCGTCCGGCCGCATCTTCGATGCACGAGGGGACGCCGACCTGGTTCGTGAAGAGGGTGTGGACCCGACCGCTCTGGGGAGCCGCATCTTCGCCGTCGTAATCCACGAACAACAGCGGCACCAACGCGTCGTGGGAGGCGTACACGTACACGCGCAGCCGCCGCTCCGGGGACAGCTCGGCCGCAAGCCGCTCTCCGTCCCAGTAGAACCACGTCTGCCGTGCCCCCCGTCCGCAACGGATGCGCCGACCAATGGCGTCATACTCGGCCGTCCAGGGCTCCCCTCGCCCGTCCTCGATGCGCACCAGCATGTCCGCGCTGTTGTACGTGTAGCGCGTGCATGTGCCGTCCCAGCCGTGACGCTCGGCGATGTGGTGGCGGTGGTCGTAGACGAAGCGCTCGTCGTTCGCGGAAGCCAGCCGATTGCCCGCGGCGAGCGTCACCCCGCGAAGTCCCGGCTGCTCGAGCAGGTTGCCCGCGGCATCGCGCCGGTACAGGAAGGCCCCCAGAGGCCCTTCTTGGCTCGTCAGCCGGTGCGCTGCATCCGTGGTGAAGCGCGTCGTGCCCCGCTGGCCGTCCCACGCCTCGAGGAGGTCTCCCTCCGGGGAATAATCGTAGCGGGCCCAGCGCGACTGGAGCGCCCCGTCCTGCGCGTGTTTCCAGGCGAGGCTCGCGCGGAGCCGGCCCTGGTCGTCATATTGGGACAGCTCCTGGGTTCCATTCGCGTGCTGCCGCAGGACCAGTCCCGTTGGCTCCCTCCAGAGCCAGTGCTCCCGCCCCGTCGGGTCTCGCAGGCGCTGTTCCCCGGGTTGCTCGGAGGCGTGGAGTATTGTGGTGAAGGACTCCAGCACCGTCGTTCGCCGCAAGGCCGGCGTCTGCACATGCTCGACGCCCCGACCGTCCCGCAGGTCGTACCTCATCCGCCCGAATGCATCCCGCCGCAGGACGACCTCATGGCTGTCCGTGGAGGCGCGCACCGGGCGGCCTCGCGAGTCGTATTCGAGGCGGTGGGTGCCGCCGGAGCCCAGGTGGCGCACCGCCGTGCGGCCATTGTCTCCGTGCTCGAGGCGCAGCAGCACTCGGCCAAGCGCGTCCCGCTTTTCCAGCAGGCGGTCCCCCGCGTCCCAGGTGTACTCGTCACGCGGCGCCCCATGCCGTCGCACCCGGACGAGCCGGTCCTTCTCATCGTAGTCGTAGGCGCTTGCAGTCCCGCCCGCGTCGACGATGCGTGTCACCCGCTCCGTGGATGAGTACTCGTACTGGAGGGTGTTCCCGAGCGCATCGCTGTCCGTCACCTTCAAATTCCAGCGACCGACGCGGGATTCCCGCTCACGGCCGTCCGCGTCCCGATGCCACACCGTGTTGCCCGAGGAATCATGGCGCCACTCGCGGTGGCGGCCCGCCGCGTCGACTTCTCTGAGCAACCGCCC contains these protein-coding regions:
- the recA gene encoding recombinase RecA, with the translated sequence MAVNQEKEKAIELAMSAVERQFGKGSIMRLGKDEPLMRDIQAISTGSISLDIALGVGGVPKGRIIEIFGPESSGKTTLCLHIVAEAQKRGGICGYVDAEHALDVGYARKLGVRTDDLLLSQPDTGEQGLEIAEMLVRSGAIDVLVVDSVAALVPKAELEGEMGDAHMGVQARLMSQALRKLTGTISKSQTCVIFINQIRMKIGVMFGNPETTTGGNALKFYASQRLDIRRIGAIKNGENVVGSRTRVKVVKNKVAPPFKEVEFDIMYGTGISREGDLIDLASNDNIVEKSGSWFSFNGERIGQGRENAKDYLKEHPEVAKDIEARVLEKYGINKAPAAAAAPAAEEAPAEGGTEKRARVKAVK
- a CDS encoding RNA polymerase sigma factor is translated as MSAVDLDSDAQAMLKVAKGDRQAFAWLFDRYHASVARFAFRFVNDRERAEELTQDIFVKLYRHAGAYKPTARFKTFLFRVATNHCLNEVRRGEYRVSHTSSETPEGEETGAVEMAGPEGDRPDQALAGRELERVVGAALGDMSARERAAFTMCRFEGMAYRDIAEALEASEAAVKSLIHRATLAVARRIEELQAGTAPARSRA
- a CDS encoding anti-sigma factor family protein, which produces MSCGFEEDLTAYVDGELPPARREEVAAHLGTCAGCRSTHALLRNTVARLAELPAYEPSSATRRAVMAKLDALPVPWWERLRTWLRPVVLVPTAGLAAAVGLALLMAGPGPDAPPELEDAAVMELAANLEVAEDYEVLGLDSAEDLEVVANLHELEATP
- a CDS encoding DUF3106 domain-containing protein → MMKRLDLAALGLVVTLLAGATARAETEAPRTAAERFERMTPEEKEALRAKLREFKSLPPDEQARIRGNLERWRKLPPEERERIRANLRELKRLSPAERQALRERVRELRKLPPEERAEMRERVRQYLREHPEKREQMMENMRRWRQLSPEQRQEVRERLRERRRR
- a CDS encoding serine/threonine-protein kinase; translated protein: MLVAVPRPVEVPSRRFGHYLLRTRLGTGGMAEVFLADAVDVRGQPFSVALKLMRRDVPAEVFADEADLMGLLEHPNLVQRLEVGEAFGRPFIAMELLVGGDLGGLMRALHQQRLPFPPDMAVHVGIEVLRGLAYFHQARTRSGRPLGLVHGDVNPANIFFSGDGDVKLGDFGVAKAHGADIGPADGVAAGKLHYLSPEQTRGEPLTPASDVFAMGIVLHELLVGTHPFQRESTDVHVVMAAIRAARLHLPFTMDRTLAAILRKALAPDMASRYRTAGELAGALLTWSLDTGHGPTRTDVRRWLAEALGLIG
- a CDS encoding SMI1/KNR4 family protein — its product is MGAGPSPPTFSMTRNEEAERLTNAWGRYREWLRAHHPSFFLQLRPPASDSSLHALAEAMGRPLPEEVVAQWLLNDGQQGEHPGLLAGFQFLPVETALSEWRVWAELRATHQPRQLKALGALASSLPGGAIRRAYTCEGWLPLWKEPLEGNYLGVDLSPGERGTSGQVINFGRDEDDKAVLAPSLTEVVEWLAAEAEAGRIVLREYKDRRGESAPYLMHAGGRVLTVLLKEARQRLAPSR
- a CDS encoding RHS repeat-associated core domain-containing protein, translated to MMPAAKHLDPLLGIDIHIIQPPGPVPPIPIPHPHIGMVFDPMDYVPILGATVLIGGLPRAQAGSSGMALPPHIPMGGVFIKPPANESEIFMGSATVSVDGDAFSHLALPALSCQDLGMPPIPRLKKKKVVKSLVLPTTMVLSIPLPVLVGGPPTISLVALGMRAGMAMLKALVSKVKKLRAARKAQNGVHCNAGHPVDVITGANFDEFVDVRSPPPGLFCWRRRYTTARADRQGVLGWGFRHEYQHTLHLFHQAWRYEDARGRVIDFAPLKQGERETRRHGVVLRRLDNGDLELSEGRAARWVMRVAKGEDVARPRFVRSGRAELELRHEGERLCEVTEHTPEGTCRYRFVHDAAGRMTEVLRMEARGTRRVARYEYDRHGHLVLSEDAEGGRHAYQYDDAHRWTRMRTPSGYGFWWRYDARGRCEETSGEDGLWWARFEYDSEKRETCVTERQGGISTFQYDENLTLRKQVDPYGGVLTREVDSDGRVLREMDSGGRVTQMVYDAHGALVGRIDPYQRMLPPPEELPRVPPPVMFPIPTTPLGRLFGAMAEVLPQAARGASRTLLSQVPRELREQVALLVRFRPDGAAQEQRLVCTHDGLGRLLREVDAAGRHREWRHDSSGNTVWHRDADGRERESRVGRWNLKVTDSDALGNTLQYEYSSTERVTRIVDAGGTASAYDYDEKDRLVRVRRHGAPRDEYTWDAGDRLLEKRDALGRVLLRLEHGDNGRTAVRHLGSGGTHRLEYDSRGRPVRASTDSHEVVLRRDAFGRMRYDLRDGRGVEHVQTPALRRTTVLESFTTILHASEQPGEQRLRDPTGREHWLWREPTGLVLRQHANGTQELSQYDDQGRLRASLAWKHAQDGALQSRWARYDYSPEGDLLEAWDGQRGTTRFTTDAAHRLTSQEGPLGAFLYRRDAAGNLLEQPGLRGVTLAAGNRLASANDERFVYDHRHHIAERHGWDGTCTRYTYNSADMLVRIEDGRGEPWTAEYDAIGRRIRCGRGARQTWFYWDGERLAAELSPERRLRVYVYASHDALVPLLFVDYDGEDAAPQSGRVHTLFTNQVGVPSCIEDAAGRVVWWANHIHPYGHVEVDPSSELAFHLRFPGHYHDADTGLFYNRFRYYDPTLGRYLQSDPLGLAGGANLYAYAPNPLVQVDVLGLDHAVRPNANSSHTPDAEKVPTSETVLGKDEAFLSDGTPMPEGTRRIEYDNGAAVYYMDPQGRPIRVEGELNPPKNYEQKSVSHITLEGYQPGVDHRGHLIPQRGAADARNVNIAENLIPEHGRKSNQSAKRKWENKSISHAKQNPGCKSVHEPRFHGDDMRPHEVKHDLLDANGEQVPGFETTIPNPPD